From the genome of Virgibacillus proomii, one region includes:
- the glpK gene encoding glycerol kinase GlpK, producing MKDKYILSIDQGTTSSRAIIFNHNGEIVATAQREFEQFFPHPGWVEQDANEIWTSVLACIAEVLRIADLEANQIAAIGITNQRETVVVWDKHTGKPIYRAIVWQSRQTEGIVKELMDAGYNELFRKKTGLLLDPYFSGTKVKWILDNVEGAREKAENGDLLFGTVDSWLIYKFSAGKVHVTDYTNASRTLMFDIYNLKWDDELLDILTVPKSMLPEVKQSSEIYAHTISYHFFGEEVPIAGIAGDQQAALFGQACFEKGMVKNTYGTGCFMLMHTGEEGIPSKHGLLTTLACSVNGKVEYALEGSVFVAGSAIQWLRDGLKLIEDSPESESYAKSVDSTEGVYMVPAFVGLGTPYWDSEARGAVFGLTRGTTRGHFIRATLESLAYQTKDVIEAMVADSNLELKTLRVDGGAVKNDFLMQFQSDILGEVPVERPVIQETTALGAAYLAGLAVGYWKDKDEIATQWDVEKTFHSKMSKQQRHELYAGWKKAVEATRAFK from the coding sequence ATGAAAGATAAATATATTCTATCTATTGATCAAGGCACAACAAGTTCTAGGGCAATCATATTTAATCATAATGGAGAGATTGTTGCTACTGCACAAAGGGAATTTGAACAGTTTTTTCCACATCCGGGTTGGGTAGAGCAAGATGCTAATGAAATCTGGACATCCGTTCTTGCCTGTATTGCTGAAGTGTTACGAATAGCTGATCTAGAAGCTAATCAAATTGCTGCTATTGGGATTACAAACCAACGAGAAACGGTAGTCGTTTGGGATAAGCATACAGGAAAACCGATCTATCGAGCCATCGTTTGGCAATCCAGGCAAACAGAGGGTATTGTTAAAGAATTGATGGATGCTGGATATAATGAATTGTTTAGGAAAAAAACGGGATTATTGCTCGATCCATATTTTTCTGGTACAAAAGTAAAATGGATTTTAGATAATGTAGAAGGTGCAAGAGAAAAAGCAGAAAATGGAGATTTATTATTTGGTACGGTTGACAGCTGGCTCATTTACAAGTTTTCTGCTGGAAAAGTACATGTTACAGATTATACCAATGCATCACGTACATTAATGTTTGATATCTACAATTTGAAATGGGATGATGAGCTCTTAGATATTTTGACTGTACCGAAAAGTATGCTTCCCGAAGTAAAACAATCATCTGAAATATATGCCCATACTATTTCTTATCATTTCTTTGGAGAAGAAGTACCAATTGCTGGAATTGCTGGTGATCAACAAGCTGCACTATTTGGTCAGGCTTGCTTTGAAAAAGGCATGGTTAAAAACACATATGGAACTGGGTGCTTTATGTTAATGCATACTGGTGAAGAGGGTATACCCTCAAAGCATGGCTTATTAACAACTTTGGCCTGTAGTGTTAATGGGAAAGTTGAATATGCATTGGAAGGGAGTGTATTTGTAGCGGGATCTGCCATTCAATGGTTACGTGATGGACTAAAGTTAATTGAAGATTCGCCGGAAAGTGAAAGCTATGCGAAAAGTGTAGATAGCACAGAAGGTGTATATATGGTTCCTGCATTTGTAGGATTGGGTACACCGTATTGGGATAGTGAAGCTAGAGGAGCCGTATTCGGTCTTACTCGTGGAACGACAAGAGGTCATTTTATTCGTGCCACATTGGAATCACTAGCTTATCAAACAAAAGATGTTATCGAGGCAATGGTTGCCGATTCAAACTTAGAATTAAAAACATTACGTGTAGATGGCGGAGCAGTAAAGAATGACTTCCTAATGCAATTTCAAAGTGATATTCTAGGCGAAGTACCAGTCGAACGCCCTGTTATTCAAGAAACTACAGCATTGGGGGCTGCATATTTAGCTGGATTAGCAGTTGGTTATTGGAAAGATAAAGATGAAATTGCTACACAATGGGATGTAGAAAAGACATTTCATAGCAAAATGAGCAAGCAACAGCGTCATGAACTTTATGCTGGATGGAAAAAAGCAGTGGAAGCAACCCGAGCATTTAAATAA
- the dhaK gene encoding dihydroxyacetone kinase subunit DhaK, with amino-acid sequence MKKIINKPDEVVQDMVQGLIAAYPSQLKLIPETLAIARKDAPVQGKVGLVSGGGSGHEPAHAGYVGKGMLDVAVAGEVFTSPTPDQVLEGIKAADGGKGVFLVIKNYTGDVLNFEMAAELAEAEGIEVEKVVVNDDVAVEDSSFTTGRRGIAGTVLVHKIAGAMAESGATLQEIKRVADKVVANVRSMGMALTSGTVPAAGKPSFQLGENEMEIGIGIHGEPGIERKPIASADDIATELVERILADMEIPKGKEVAVMVNGLGATPEMELYIVNKKVQQILKETGLHVYRTFVGEYMTSLEMAGCSVTVLQLDDELKTLLNAPCSAPAFRN; translated from the coding sequence ATGAAAAAAATCATTAATAAACCAGATGAAGTTGTTCAGGATATGGTACAAGGCTTAATTGCTGCATATCCGTCCCAGTTAAAGCTCATCCCTGAGACATTGGCTATTGCAAGGAAGGATGCACCCGTTCAAGGAAAGGTTGGATTAGTTAGTGGGGGAGGAAGCGGTCATGAACCAGCACATGCTGGTTATGTCGGTAAAGGGATGCTAGATGTTGCTGTCGCTGGCGAGGTATTTACTTCCCCAACACCAGATCAAGTCTTAGAAGGAATAAAAGCAGCAGATGGAGGAAAAGGAGTATTTCTAGTTATTAAAAATTATACGGGAGATGTTCTTAATTTTGAAATGGCTGCTGAGCTTGCTGAAGCGGAAGGTATTGAAGTAGAAAAAGTTGTCGTAAATGATGATGTTGCCGTAGAGGATAGTTCGTTCACCACTGGCAGAAGGGGAATCGCTGGGACAGTACTTGTCCATAAAATAGCCGGTGCTATGGCTGAAAGCGGAGCAACACTTCAGGAAATAAAGCGAGTTGCTGATAAAGTAGTTGCTAACGTACGTTCCATGGGAATGGCGCTAACATCTGGAACCGTACCGGCAGCGGGCAAACCAAGTTTTCAATTAGGAGAAAATGAGATGGAAATTGGAATAGGGATCCATGGTGAACCAGGTATTGAACGAAAGCCGATAGCATCCGCTGATGATATTGCGACTGAATTAGTGGAACGAATTTTGGCGGATATGGAAATACCAAAAGGTAAGGAAGTAGCAGTGATGGTAAACGGTCTGGGTGCTACTCCGGAAATGGAACTATATATTGTAAATAAAAAAGTGCAACAAATACTAAAAGAAACTGGATTACACGTATATAGAACGTTTGTTGGCGAATATATGACATCATTAGAAATGGCAGGCTGCTCCGTAACGGTATTACAGCTTGATGATGAACTAAAGACATTGCTTAATGCCCCATGTAGTGCGCCTGCTTTTCGAAATTAG
- the dhaL gene encoding dihydroxyacetone kinase subunit DhaL — MQLDVKKTIEWLQLANTKIQEKKDYLTSLDQPIGDGDHGINMARGFKEVEAKISGKDYKDISELLKDVAMTLMAKVGGASGPLFGTAFLKLSTSIKGEVTINVKQFANALDAAVTGLKQRGKAEEGEKTMIDMWAPIAKLFQHEEGITADKVVDTAKMALEKTKEMKATKGRAAYFKEKSVGHQDPGAASSYYIFEALAEIWKGDSKA, encoded by the coding sequence ATGCAATTGGATGTAAAAAAAACAATCGAATGGTTGCAATTAGCTAATACTAAAATACAGGAGAAGAAAGATTATTTAACTAGCCTCGATCAGCCAATTGGAGATGGCGATCATGGGATTAATATGGCAAGGGGCTTTAAAGAAGTAGAGGCTAAAATAAGTGGTAAAGATTATAAAGATATATCGGAGCTGTTGAAAGATGTAGCCATGACACTAATGGCAAAAGTTGGTGGTGCTTCAGGGCCTTTATTCGGAACAGCGTTTTTAAAATTATCTACATCTATTAAAGGGGAAGTAACAATAAATGTAAAGCAATTTGCAAATGCTTTAGATGCTGCCGTTACTGGCTTGAAACAGCGTGGAAAAGCAGAAGAAGGCGAAAAAACGATGATTGACATGTGGGCACCAATTGCTAAACTATTTCAACACGAAGAGGGCATTACTGCTGATAAAGTGGTAGATACCGCTAAAATGGCGTTGGAAAAAACGAAGGAAATGAAAGCAACAAAAGGAAGAGCGGCATATTTCAAAGAAAAATCGGTAGGTCATCAAGATCCCGGCGCGGCTTCAAGCTATTATATTTTTGAAGCTCTAGCAGAAATTTGGAAAGGAGACAGCAAAGCGTGA
- the dhaM gene encoding dihydroxyacetone kinase phosphoryl donor subunit DhaM yields MSYVGIVLISHSAKIAEGTKELIRQVMKDIPLETAGGTDENEIGTSIEKISAAIDQANQGMGVLLFYDLGSAKMNAEMAIELAERDDVKLVEAPIVEGSYVAAVESGMGKQLADVYDAVIRSFPEKK; encoded by the coding sequence GTGAGCTACGTAGGCATCGTACTTATTTCCCATAGTGCTAAAATTGCAGAAGGAACAAAAGAATTAATTCGTCAAGTAATGAAGGATATACCACTTGAAACAGCCGGTGGAACAGATGAAAACGAAATTGGGACAAGTATTGAAAAAATATCTGCAGCTATTGATCAAGCAAATCAAGGTATGGGTGTACTGTTATTTTATGATCTTGGCAGTGCAAAAATGAATGCAGAAATGGCGATAGAATTGGCAGAACGGGATGATGTGAAATTAGTGGAAGCGCCAATTGTGGAAGGATCGTATGTGGCGGCAGTTGAATCTGGAATGGGTAAACAGCTTGCCGATGTCTATGATGCGGTTATCCGTTCATTTCCTGAGAAAAAATAA